A window of the Saccharomyces eubayanus strain FM1318 chromosome II, whole genome shotgun sequence genome harbors these coding sequences:
- a CDS encoding putative aminopeptidase, with translation MKIKSLLALVGGIVTTVWSLPSEPLRVLQLSENEMIEVPESEKLNLRRRGVKFFDVTKHVSSLSFFNKEQEPEVPVYAYPTDISNKGIVDDLISNIDKDSMYKNLAKFTSFYTRYYKSEYGFESANWLAATIVNITEGVSQDILTIDHFDHVEWKQYSIIVRILGLTNPEDVIVVGSHQDSINLLLPSIMAAPGADDNGSGTITNLEALRLYVEKYLKVGHRPNNTVEFHFYSAEEGGLLGSLDVFTEYAKQGKQVRAMLQQDMTGYVSNPKDEHVGIVTDYTTPALTDFIKLIIDSYLSIPYRDTECGYACSDHGSATRNGFPGSFVIESEFKKTNKYIHSTMDTLDRLSFDHMAEHTKIVLGTIIELGFWSTW, from the coding sequence atgaagataaaatcTCTCTTAGCTTTGGTTGGAGGTATTGTAACAACAGTGTGGTCCCTCCCATCCGAGCCTTTAAGGGTGTTACAATTGagtgaaaatgaaatgatAGAAGTTCCTGAATCAGAAAAACTGAACCTCCGTAGAAGAGGTGTCAAGTTTTTTGATGTGACCAAGcatgtttcttctttatctttttttaacaaaGAACAGGAGCCGGAAGTCCCAGTATATGCATATCCCACTGATATATCAAATAAAGGAATCGTGGATGACTTAATTTCCAATATTGACAAGGATTCCATGTACAAGAACTTGGCAAAGTTCACGAGTTTTTATACTCGTTATTACAAATCCGAATATGGGTTTGAATCAGCCAATTGGTTAGCTGCCACTATCGTTAACATTACGGAAGGTGTTTCACAGGATATCTTAACTATCGATCATTTTGACCATGTTGAGTGGAAGCAATATTCCATTATCGTTCGGATTTTGGGACTCACAAATCCAGAAGATGTCATAGTGGTCGGTTCTCATCAAGATTCGATCAATTTATTATTACCATCTATAATGGCAGCTCCTGGCGCAGATGACAATGGGTCAGGTACGATAACCAACTTAGAGGCCTTGAGGTTATATgtagaaaaatatttgaaggTGGGCCACAGACCTAATAATACTGTTGAGTTCCATTTCTATTCTGCTGAAGAGGGTGGGTTACTGGGTTCTCTTGATGTTTTCACCGAATACGCCAAGCAGGGAAAACAAGTGAGAGCAATGCTACAACAAGACATGACAGGATATGTGTCTAATCCAAAAGATGAACATGTGGGCATCGTGACCGATTACACTACCCCCGCGTTGACCGATTTTATAAAATTAATCATTGATTCTTACCTGTCCATTCCTTACAGGGACACAGAATGTGGTTATGCTTGTAGTGACCATGGCAGTGCCACCAGGAATGGGTTTCCAGGCTCCTTTGTAATTGAAagtgaattcaaaaaaaccaacaaATATATCCACAGTACTATGGATACTTTAGATAGATTAAGTTTCGATCATATGGCCGAGCACACAAAAATTGTTTTGGGAACCATCATTGAGCTCGGGTTTTGGTCTACCTGGTAA
- the SYF1 gene encoding mRNA splicing protein SYF1 gives MPYAHPHAVKESMNGIDENIKNDEDVAFEYEIQKTPQSVLTWKRYLQYWENNGRTDDQIRWLYERFCSQFSTDTSIWEEYIRWESTRKVIGASRILSLFQRCLKECVQDCDKICLSYLELAIEQCDLTTIRDAMNLSLIRVDTKMHSKVWEPVLRFITEKFLLLTQLDSTQEEDEENVDEAELINILLTKGFTKIGFISEEIVESKSIGDVWSAQILERYLRVTPQQKQHEVLMTLAKTRDNSTVNSVYKKYLIKDRDSGKYFPNPKLTFSLNFNYLVTLEKLGLDEQYEEFMNQMKVLYAENWVFLTLSLARHYTSRGRLDQCEDLLQKSLQETMKYTDFDRVYSFYLLFEQQCSQIILEELKDNSPKSFNREEWVAKLQRHMATFESLVNSHDIYLNDLALRQDPHVVETWMKRVALQETPAAKCNVYAEAVLKIDPLKVNTPGSFGKLWRLYGDLYWDKKATSTARELWAQALKVPFPFVQDLEEIYLNWAEKELDNEGIERTICILEDALKIPKIPDILIEKFNSGRRRVPAQTVIFNSLRIWSKYIDYLEAYCPKGATSSSKLFNKTKAAYNNVVDLRLITPAMVENFAMFLQSHQEVVDSFQVYEKTIPLFPPEIQYYLWIEYLEVATSPQLSSLSPEHIRFLFEEALNSLCSHGIDCKTIFIAYSTFEERQSGLVRKSIEVLHRGAVSDAVSMNTHLESRLQLWKMCISKAVSTMGPSVARDLYQECIKVLPNSKAVEYVINFSDLEASLGEIVRAREILVYGAELLPPSRNTELWNRFEIFELKHGDKETYKDMLKLKKLLDSGMVIDSESVSQAKGNINFVAAATTHGPNSRGTVEQGNSQPINPDEIELDI, from the coding sequence ATGCCATACGCTCATCCACATGCAGTGAAAGAATCAATGAACGGAATCGATGAGAACATAAAGAATGACGAAGATGTGGCTTTCGAGTacgaaattcaaaagacaCCACAGAGCGTACTTACGTGGAAACGATACCTCCAGTATTGGGAAAATAACGGGAGAACAGATGATCAGATTAGGTGGCTATATGAAAGATTTTGCTCCCAATTTTCAACTGATACAAGTATATGGGAAGAATATATACGATGGGAATCGACTAGAAAAGTAATCGGAGCCTCACGTATTTTATCGCTATTCCAAAGATGTTTAAAAGAGTGTGTTCAAGATTGCGATAAGATATGTCTGTCCTATTTGGAGTTAGCGATAGAACAATGTGATTTGACGACAATAAGGGACGCTATGAATTTATCTTTAATAAGAGTAGATACCAAGATGCATTCAAAAGTTTGGGAACCTGTTTTGCGATTCATCACAGAAAAGTTTTTACTTTTAACACAGTTAGATTCGACGcaagaggaagatgaagaaaatgttgaTGAAGCTGAATTAATAAATATACTTTTGACAAAAGGTTTCACAAAAATAGGCTTTATCAGTGAAGAAATAGTGGAAAGTAAAAGTATAGGTGATGTTTGGTCGGCCCAAATTTTAGAAAGATATCTAAGAGTGACGCCCCAGCAAAAACAACATGAAGTCCTGATGACTCTCGCGAAAACAAGAGATAATTCTACCGTCAATTCAGTGtacaaaaaatatttaataaaaGATAGAGATAGTGGCAAGTATTTTCCCAATCCAAAATTAACATTTTCGCTAAATTTCAACTATTTGGTCACCCTGGAAAAACTGGGTTTAGATGAGCAATACGAGGAATTCATGAATCAGATGAAAGTTTTATATGCTGAAAACTGGGTCTTTTTGACTTTGTCCCTTGCCAGACATTACACTTCTCGTGGTAGGCTTGACCAATGTGAAGATTTGCTGCAAAAAAGTTTACAGGAAACAATGAAGTATACTGACTTTGATCGTGTTTACAGTTTCTACCTCCTTTTTGAGCAACAATGCTCTCAAATTATTTTAGAAGAGTTAAAAGACAATAGCCCCAAGTCCTTTAATCGAGAAGAATGGGTTGCAAAATTACAACGCCACATGGCGACATTTGAATCTTTAGTAAATTCACATGATATATACTTGAATGATCTAGCATTAAGGCAAGACCCTCATGTGGTTGAGACGTGGATGAAAAGAGTGGCTTTACAAGAAACACCTGCGGCGAAATGTAATGTATATGCAGAGGCCGTATTGAAGATTGATCCTCTCAAAGTAAACACGCCCGGTTCTTTTGGTAAACTATGGCGCCTATATGGAGATCTGTATTGGGATAAGAAGGCCACTAGTACAGCAAGGGAGTTATGGGCACAGGCTCTGAAAGTACCATTTCCTTTCGTACAAGATCTGGAAGAAATTTATTTAAACTGGGCTGAGAAAGAATTAGACAACGAAGGAATTGAGAGAACGATTTGCATACTTGAAGATGCATTAAAAATACCGAAAATTCCCGATATCTTaattgaaaagtttaatAGCGGACGCAGGAGAGTGCCTGCCCAAACTGTAATATTCAACTCGCTGCGCATCTGGTCCAAATACATTGATTACCTGGAGGCCTATTGTCCAAAAGGCGCTACTTCATCCAGCAAACTGTTCAATAAGACAAAAGCAGCATATAACAATGTTGTTGATCTGAGGTTGATTACTCCAGCAATGGTGGAAAATTTTGCAATGTTTTTACAAAGTCATCAAGAGGTAGTAGATAGCTTTCAGGTATATGAAAAAACGATCCCCCTGTTCCCACCTGAAATCCAGTACTACTTATGGATTGAGTACTTGGAAGTAGCAACCTCCCCTCAATTATCATCTTTAAGTCCTGAACACATCAGATTTTTGTTCGAAGAAGCGCTGAATAGTTTATGTTCGCATGGCATAGACTGTAAGACGATTTTTATTGCGTACAgtacttttgaagaaaggCAAAGCGGCTTGGTCAGGAAGAGTATTGAAGTGTTGCATCGAGGTGCTGTCTCGGATGCTGTCAGTATGAATACGCATCTTGAAAGTAGACTACAACTGTGGAAAATGTGTATCTCGAAGGCCGTATCTACTATGGGTCCATCAGTAGCCAGAGACTTGTATCAAGAGTGTATAAAGGTCTTGCCGAACTCTAAGGCAGTTGAGTACGTGATAAACTTTTCAGACCTTGAGGCCTCTTTGGGAGAAATTGTACGAGCTAGAGAAATTCTGGTTTATGGTGCAGAGCTTCTACCTCCATCCAGAAATACAGAATTATGGAACCGCTTTGAGATTTTCGAGTTGAAACACGGCGACAAAGAAACTTACAAAGATATGTTAAAGCTGAAAAAGCTACTGGATTCTGGCATGGTAATTGATTCGGAAAGTGTTAGCCAGGCGAAAGGTAACATCAACTTCGTAGCAGCTGCAACCACACATGGACCAAATTCGCGCGGTACAGTTGAACAAGGTAATTCACAACCGATTAACCCAGACGAAATAGAACTAGATATATGA
- the RPL12B gene encoding 60S ribosomal protein uL11, with the protein MPPKFDPNEVKYLYLRAVGGEVGASAALAPKIGPLGLSPKKVGEDIAKATKEFKGIKVTVQLKIQNRQAAASVVPSASSLVITALKEPPRDRKKDKNVKHSGNIQLDDIIEIARQMKDKSFGRTLASVTKEILGTAQSVGCRVDFKNPHDIIEGINAGEIEIPEN; encoded by the coding sequence ATGCCTCCAAAGTTTGATCCAAATGAAGTTAAGTACTTGTACCTGAGAGCTGTCGGTGGTGAAGTCGGTGCTTCCGCTGCTTTGGCTCCAAAGATCGGTCCATTGGGTTTGTCCCCAAAGAAGGTCGGTGAAGATATCGCCAAGGCCACCAAGGAATTCAAAGGTATCAAGGTTACCGTCCAATTGAAAATCCAAAACAGACAAGCTGCTGCTTCTGTTGTCCCatctgcttcttctttggtcaTTACTGCCTTGAAGGAACCACCAAGAGACAGAAAGAAGGATAAGAACGTCAAGCACAGTGGTAACATTCAATTGGATGACATCATTGAAATTGCCAGACAAATGAAAGACAAATCTTTCGGTAGAACTTTGGCTTCCGTCACCAAGGAAATTTTGGGTACTGCTCAATCTGTTGGTTGTCGTGTTGATTTCAAGAACCCTCATGACATCATTGAAGGTATTAACGCTggtgaaattgaaattccaGAAAACTAA
- the RAD30 gene encoding DNA-directed DNA polymerase eta, translated as MSKFSWKDLIQLGSPNKAYESSLAXIAHIDMNAFFAQVEQIRCGLSRDDPVVCVQWNSIIAVSYAARKYGVSRMDTIQEALKKCDNLIPIHTAVFKMGEDFWQYHDGCGSWVQDPAKQIHVENHKVSLEPYRRESRKALKIFKSACDLVERASIDEVFLDLGRLCFNTLMFDEAYELQNDMKLKDILSTIREIFIGGDYDINSNLPPIPEKIKSLKFEGHVFNPEHRNLITDWDDVVLALGSQITKGIRDTIKDSLGYTTSCGVSSTKNVCKLASNYKKPDAQTIVKNDCLSDFLDCGKFEITSFWTLGGILGKELMDILNLPNQNSIQYIREAWPDNPGQLKSFLDDKVREADFDRSASNVDPLRTADLAGKLFELSRGQYHLPLSSRPVVKSMMSNKNLRGKSCNSIVDCISWLEVFCAELASRIQDLEQEYSKIVIPRTVSVSLKTKSNEVYRKSGPITYKSINFQSHELLKAGVKFVTELDAKGKNTRYYPLTKLSMTVTNFDILDLQKTVVDMFGNQANTFQRSIDKERDKKDSGSRDVKSGPRFECSKCQITFADERAFQEHRDYHLALKLSEGLNGAEETSKNLSYGEKRLLFSKKRSNPQNSDTPRKKQTSSSKDILSFFAKK; from the coding sequence ATGTCCAAGTTCTCCTGGAAAGACTTGATTCAGCTCGGCTCACCTAACAAAGCGTATGAGTCTAGCTTAGCATGWATCGCCCACATAGATATGAATGCATTTTTTGCACAGGTTGAGCAGATAAGATGTGGCTTAAGCAGAGACGATCCGGTGGTTTGTGTTCAGTGGAACTCCATCATTGCAGTCTCTTATGCAGCAAGAAAGTATGGCGTATCGAGAATGGATACGATTCAGGAAGCTCTAAAGAAATGTGATAATCTTATACCAATTCACACAGccgttttcaaaatgggCGAGGATTTCTGGCAGTATCATGATGGATGTGGATCTTGGGTACAAGATCCGGCCAAGCAAATACATGTGGAAAATCACAAGGTGTCATTGGAACCATATAGAAGAGAGAGCCGCAAAGCTCTAAAGATTTTTAAAAGCGCATGCGATTTGGTCGAAAGGGCAAGTATCGATGAAGTATTTCTCGATCTAGGTCGTCTTTGCTTCAATACGCTAATGTTCGATGAGGCATACGAATTACAAAATGATATGAAGCTCAAGGACATATTAAGTACCATTCGCGAGATATTCATAGGGGGCGATTATGATATAAATTCTAATTTACCTCCTATACCTGAAAAGATAAAGTCCTTAAAGTTTGAAGGCCACGTATTCAATCCCGAGCACAGAAACCTCATCACTGATTGGGATGATGTAGTACTAGCGCTAGGTTCTCAAATAACTAAAGGAATCAGAGATACTATAAAAGATAGTCTGGGGTACACAACTTCATGTGGTGTGTCAAGTACCAAAAACGTTTGTAAATTAGCTTCCAATTACAAGAAACCTGATGCTCAAACAATTGTGAAAAATGACTGCCTGTCTGATTTTTTAGATTGCGGGAAGTTTGAAATCACATCATTTTGGACCTTAGGAGGTATCCTTGGCAAAGAACTAATGGATATCTTGAATCTTCCGAATCAAAACAGTATCCAGTACATCAGGGAGGCCTGGCCTGACAACCCTGGCCAGCTTAAGAGTTTTTTGGATGACAAAGTTAGAGAAGCAGATTTCGATCGTTCAGCAAGCAATGTCGACCCTCTCAGGACAGCAGATTTGGCAGGAAAATTATTCGAGTTGAGCAGGGGCCAATACCATTTGCCTCTAAGTTCACGCCCTGTTGTGAAAAGCATGAtgtcaaacaaaaatcttAGAGGTAAATCGTGCAATTCAATAGTGGATTGTATTTCCTGGCTCGAAGTGTTTTGTGCCGAACTTGCCTCCAGAATCCAGGATCTGGAACAGGAATATAGCAAGATTGTGATACCAAGAACAGTATCTGTCTCtctgaaaacaaaatctaATGAAGTATATCGAAAATCTGGTCCAATTACTTACAAGAGCATCAACTTTCAAAGTCATGAGCTTCTAAAAGCTGGTGTGAAATTTGTCACTGAGCTTGACGCTAAAGGCAAAAATACAAGATACTACCCTTTAACTAAATTAAGCATGACAGTTACcaattttgatattttggatTTACAAAAAACTGTTGTTGACATGTTTGGCAACCAAGCCAATACCTTTCAAAGATCCATAGACAAAGAACGCGACAAGAAAGATTCCGGGTCTAGAGATGTTAAAAGTGGCCCAAGATTTGAATGTTCGAAATGTCAGATTACTTTTGCTGATGAAAGGGCTTTTCAAGAGCATAGAGACTACCATCTAGCCTTAAAATTGTCCGAAGGTCTGAACGGTGCTGAAGAAACGTCCAAAAATTTGTCTTATGGAGAGAAGAGACtgctcttttcaaagaaaagatcaaatcCACAAAACTCTGATACCCCTCGAAAGAAACAAACTTCATCCTCGAAAGATATTCTTTCGTTTTtcgcaaaaaaatag